CACTCGTCCGGGACTGGGTGTTCGGTGCGCGCGGAATCGGTAGACATTGAGGTCTCCCAGATGATCTGTTGATCTTGTCCCGGTGTGGGTCCGGGACGGGCCAAGCGGCCCCGGCGCCGAGGGATGCACGGGAAGTCGATCCTACCACCGAAGTTGATGAAAGTAGTACCTAGTGTTGGTTAGATCAACATTTTCTCAACATCCGACACTCACAGTATGCATTCCTCGTTGACACTGCATGCGCACCGGGGCATGATGGATGGCATCCGCAAGCCCGTCGCATCAGGGGGGATCCACCGGTCCGAGCAGCCCGTCACGGCCAGCGCGATCCGGAATTTCTGCACTTCGGAGAGCGGTAACAGCCAGGGCTCGCCCCGTCCTTGCGTCGGTCGATACAGACACACATGGCCCGGAATCCACGCACACCACCGGGCCGCGCCGCGATTCCTGTGCCGCGGCGGACGAGAAACAAGGGGCCTTCGAAGATGCCGGAGAACGTCGAGCCAAAGGGCTTCACCAGGTTGAGCATCAACATCAACGCGGAGACCGAGGAGGTCTTGAAGCGCCACAAGAAACGCGGCATCTCCATCACCGAGACCGTTCGCCGCGCCGTCGCTCTCCTCGACCTGGTGGAACGTGAGCACGAGAGCGGAAACAAGATCCAGCTGGTGGACCAGAACAACGGGGTCCGCGAGCTGGTGCTGTTCGTCTGATCCGGCGTCCCGATCGGACGCTCGTCGGGGGTGCCGGTTCCCACCCAGGGAACCGGCACCCCCGACGTGCGTGCCGGGCCGGTGACGGACGGCTGACGAATACCTGACGGACAGTCAATTCCCTTGCCCCGAGAGAAAGAACACGGCAGAAAACGGCACCCGTGAACGTCTGCAGTGTCAGGAGAAGCGGGTACTGTGGGGAGAAAGCTTCCGAGCCGTGTCCGGACCGCACGAGGCCCGCGACCTGACCCGGGGAGGAGGCCTGCGGGGAGCCTTCTCCCCGGGGCTGCCGGCGGACCGCAGAATCCGCCGGTGGAGGGCCGCGGCGCGCACAGGCGTCCGGCCCGTCCCCGGGGCAGGCCCTCCTCTTCCCCGGCGTCACGCGTCCCGTGCTTCCACCCCCCGGGGCGGAAGCACGGACCGGGCCGGTCCCTCGCCGCGGCCGTGACCGGCCCGCCTCCCCGGGTGGCAGACTGGCACACCATGGAGACGCACAAGAACCTTCTTGACGGCCCCGGGCCGACCCTCCTGCCGGAGGAGGAGCACCCGTACCGGATGCTCGCCGAGGAGTCGGCCTCGCCGACCCAGGTGGCGGCCGAGTACCCGGCGTTCTGCCTCGCCTGGGCGATGCTCGCGGACGACGCGTTCGCGGCCGGGCGGACGGTGGAGTCCTACGCGTACGCCCGCACCGGCTACCACCGCGGCCTGGACGCGCTGCGCCGCAACGGCTGGAAGGGCCACGGCCCCGTGCCGTGGGAGCACCGCGGCAACCGCGGCTTCCTGCGCTGTCTGGCGGCGCTCGCCCGGGCCGCCGGCGCGATCAAGGAGACCGAGGAGGAGGCCCGCTGCTGGCAGTTCCTGAAGGACAGCAGCGCCGAGGCGTACACCGTGCTCAAGCAGGAGCACTGAGACCGGCACCCGACCGAACCGACGGGCCGTCCCCCGCACCGGGGGGCGGCCCGTCGCCGTCCCGCGCCGCCTGCCTGCGCCGCCCGCCCGCGCTGCTCGCCCGCCTGCACCGCCCGCCCGCCTGACCGTCCCGCCGTCCGTCCGTCCCCGCACCGATAGGCTTCCCGCATGACCGCAGAACTCTCCCGGCGCCTGCTCGACCGGTTCGGCCCCGGCGGCCTGCGTCGCCCCACGGCGGCGGACCTCGCGGCGACCGCGCTCCCCGCCGAGGCGGCCGGACTGCTCGCCGACTGCGGTCTCCCCCTCCGGGTCGGTCCGTACTTCGCCACCTCGGCGGACGACGCCCCGGCGCTGGCCGACTTCGCCGCGCAGCGGGGGCTCCCCGCGCCGACCGGCGGCGAGGACCCCTGGGCGCGCCTGGGCACCGACCGCGGCGCCGAGCTGTGCGTCGACCCGGCCGGCCGGGTGTGGGCGGTCTTCCTCGCCTTCCGGGAGCGCCCGATCCCGGTCAACAGCAGCCTCGCCGCCTTCCTCGACTCGCTCGCCGAGCTCGACGACGTGCTGCGCCGGCTGGCCGCCGCCGAGCAGCCGCAGGAGGTCTTCGGGCTGTTCGGCTCGGTCGAGAGCCGGCTGCGCGCCACCGACCTGCGGGCCTTCGAGAGCGACGAGAACTGGTGGCCCCGGGTGCTGGAGGACGTCCGGCACACCCGGGGCGTGCCCGGGTACGCGGCGTTCAAGTACCGCGACCGGCAGGGCGGCGAGCAGATCCTCACCGCCGACGGCTCGCTCGCGCTGCACCCCGAGGAGGCCCTCTGGCAGCGGCTGGCCGAAGGGGGCGCGCGGCCCGAGGGCGTCCTGGAGGTCTACACCGAGCTACAGGCCTGCTTCATGCCCGGCCACTACTGCAGCGTGTGGATGGCCGAGACCTTCCGGCAGGCCGAGTTCACCCACAGCTTCGACTACGGCGACACCGCCGCCGAGCGCGAGGCCGGCATCCGCGAACTCGCCGAGGCGCTGACCGCCCGCAACGGCTGACCGCGACGACCGACCGCGACGACCGACTGCGACGACCGACCGCGACGGCCGACCGCCCGGGCCGGGCGACCGATCCGGCCGATCCTGCCGATCCGATGGAACGTCAACTCCGGTCTCCGGCACGAGGCATAGCCTGGTGCGGTGATCGCTCACCGCACCCGCCGCACCACCGGCCCGACCGTCCGCCGCCTGCTCGCGCTGCCCGCCGCCCTGGCCGTCGTCCTCGGCGCGGGCGCCTGCTCCGGCGGCTCCGACCGCTCCGACGACGGCAAGGACGCCACCGCGCTGTCCTACCCGAAGGTCCGCTCCACCGCGCAGGAACTCGGCGCAGCGGGCTCCGGCACCTGCCCGTTCGGGCTGGACCTCGCCGCCGCGCTCAAGGCCACCGGCGTCGGCCTGACCGCCAACGCCGGGACCGAGGAGGACAAGCCCGCCACCGGCGAGACCACCGAGGCCACCGATCCGGAGCCCTGGCCGTCCGGGGTGAAGCCGCCGCCGTCCATGGCCTCCGTGCCCGGACGCCCGCCGACCGGCTGGATCACCTGCGTCTGGATGATCGACGGCGGCCCGATCACCCTCGACCTGCTGGCCGTCCCGGTGAACGACGTCGGCGTCAGCATGATGCTGCCGAAGATCCAGGCGGCCGGGAAGCTCTCGGCCGCCCGGCTGGAGACCGTCTACGCCCAGCGCCCGGCCCCCGGCGCCGCACCGCTGGTCACCCCCGACGGCGGGCTGGCCGCGATCGCCCGCGTCCCGGCGAAGGGCGACGGGGACCTCGTGCTGCTGCTCTCGCAGAACCCGCCGAACGACGGCGAACGGGCGCTGAGCGGGGAGCCGCTCGGCCGGGTGCTGGCCCGCCTCGCCGCCGGCATCCACGCCTGATCCCCCGGCCGGTCACGGCCCGACCGCCCCTCGGCCACCGCGCGGCTTCCCCTCGGCCACCGCCCGGTCACCGCTCCGCCCCTGGTCAGCCCCGGTCCGGACCCTGCCAAGTCCGTTCACGTCCGGATCGGGGGGTTCCGGGAACCAAGCAGGGCCATACCGCGTATGTTCACGGTGCGGCACGTTCGCACGGACGTGCCACCCGCACCGCCTGCCATGCCGCCGTCCCGAGGGAAGTCCAGATGCGCGCAGCCCCCCGCAGCCGCCGCCGGCCCGCCCGCCGGTCCGCCCGCCGGCGCCTGGGCGTCACCGTGGGCTGCACCGCGCTGCTCGCCGCCCTCGGCACCGCCGGGCTGTTCGCCCTGGACCAGCAGTCACCGCGGACGCCCACCAGCGGCCCGACCACCCAGGCCCGGGCCGTCCCGCAGCTGCCCGACCCGACCGCGGCCCCCTCGGCCACCGCCGAGCAGCCCGGCCCGCAGCCCTCCGACGCCCCGCCGTCGAGCGGCGGGCCGTCCGGCACCCCGTCGTCCGGCACCTCGTCGTCCAGTGCGCAGCCGGAGATCGTCGCCCACGGCAGCGGCAGCTTCACCAGCGCCACCGCCAACGGCGACCGGGTCGGCA
The window above is part of the Kitasatospora sp. NA04385 genome. Proteins encoded here:
- a CDS encoding DUF3151 domain-containing protein, yielding METHKNLLDGPGPTLLPEEEHPYRMLAEESASPTQVAAEYPAFCLAWAMLADDAFAAGRTVESYAYARTGYHRGLDALRRNGWKGHGPVPWEHRGNRGFLRCLAALARAAGAIKETEEEARCWQFLKDSSAEAYTVLKQEH
- a CDS encoding nucleic acid/nucleotide deaminase domain-containing protein — encoded protein: MTAELSRRLLDRFGPGGLRRPTAADLAATALPAEAAGLLADCGLPLRVGPYFATSADDAPALADFAAQRGLPAPTGGEDPWARLGTDRGAELCVDPAGRVWAVFLAFRERPIPVNSSLAAFLDSLAELDDVLRRLAAAEQPQEVFGLFGSVESRLRATDLRAFESDENWWPRVLEDVRHTRGVPGYAAFKYRDRQGGEQILTADGSLALHPEEALWQRLAEGGARPEGVLEVYTELQACFMPGHYCSVWMAETFRQAEFTHSFDYGDTAAEREAGIRELAEALTARNG
- a CDS encoding CopG family transcriptional regulator translates to MPENVEPKGFTRLSININAETEEVLKRHKKRGISITETVRRAVALLDLVEREHESGNKIQLVDQNNGVRELVLFV